A region of Bacteroidota bacterium DNA encodes the following proteins:
- a CDS encoding DUF4397 domain-containing protein → MISATLGSGLRRLASTLALAALVAFAPAALAQTSDYNAILSGSNEVPAVESGATGRVGLQLNGTTLVVTGSFQNLESAYNTDIGAHLHIGGPTENGPVDIVLNPTLGAQQRSGQFQATNNTFELTQEQIDRLDAGGYYVNVHSVDNPTGEVRGQVLPLANVIPIADARAMGTGMEVTIEGTVSRALGQFAYLQDETAGITIRQPSGDLFEDIADGDIGPGTVVRITGTTSEFRQLFQINDGDLTAYEVRGQSTAPQPQVVTLADLAATGEDFEGELVRVTGATIDGGVGGTFAAGTNYSADDGTGAFTLRIGNADNTNRDDTGIPTGAVTVTSVVTQFDFSDPAIGYQLLPIQVGDLSAPTQVIHNSPDPAAAVVDIYINAGEDDAPALADVPFRRATGFLNLPAGVDLTISIAPGDSESVDEFVFQNTYVLNGGSTQLIATGVLSDDLPANPESISTDFTLLVAANAQVASADPMQVDFNVVHGSPNAPSVDVNARGVGTLFPNAPYTGITGYTGVAPDTYIIDITAAGSPDAVFSAVAPLADAAGGALTVLASGFLGENPGLPGFGLLAVFPDGASTLLPAATANVQVIHNSPDPAAATVDIYINGQEGDAPTLPGVPFRGATGFLPLPAGEEIIVTVVPEGGAIADGAAFPFTLDPLVNYQLIATGVLSDGLPANPEEISTDFVLLARDGALIQTSSMNEVGVSVVHGSPDAPTVDALVRGAGIALADDAPYQGITPYTIVPPGEYIVDITLADGTTNVAAFTADLTEAGGRGVTVLASGYLAPTGDLPAFGLLAVFPNGDSDLLPSAPLPAQALVQVIHNSPDPAAAVVDIFINGQDGDDPTIPDLAFRTGTEFVPVPAGEEITVTVVPDGAAFADGAPFLFTLDAGVNYQLIATGVLSDGLPDNPEGISTAFTLLPRADALPAAAADDEVAISVVHGSPNAPTVDARVRGTEIALADDAPYQGITDYTVVPEGVYVVDITLADGVSLVAAYDVDVSEAGGSAITVLASGYLNPPTSDLPAFELLAVFGDGSEALLPLSVSNEDGTGTLPEVFALRGNYPNPFAATTRIGFDLPSDAEVRVSVYDVLGRTVAEIAPTRLAAGSGQTVDLDASRLAAGAYVYRVEAQMGAETRVETGRMTVVR, encoded by the coding sequence ATGATCTCCGCTACTCTCGGGAGCGGCCTTCGACGGCTTGCTTCCACTCTCGCGCTCGCCGCGCTGGTTGCCTTCGCACCGGCTGCGCTCGCCCAGACCTCCGACTACAACGCCATTCTCTCGGGCAGCAACGAGGTACCCGCTGTAGAGTCAGGCGCCACGGGGCGCGTTGGGCTCCAGCTCAACGGTACCACACTCGTGGTGACGGGCAGCTTCCAGAACCTCGAAAGCGCCTACAACACCGACATCGGCGCGCACCTGCACATCGGCGGGCCGACCGAGAACGGGCCCGTGGACATCGTCCTCAACCCGACGCTCGGTGCGCAGCAGCGCAGCGGCCAGTTCCAGGCTACCAACAACACGTTTGAGCTGACGCAGGAGCAGATCGACCGACTCGACGCGGGCGGCTACTACGTCAACGTCCACAGCGTCGACAATCCAACGGGCGAAGTGCGCGGCCAGGTGCTGCCTCTCGCCAACGTCATCCCCATTGCGGACGCCCGAGCGATGGGCACGGGCATGGAGGTGACCATCGAAGGCACCGTGTCCCGCGCGCTCGGGCAGTTTGCCTACCTCCAGGATGAGACAGCGGGCATCACGATCCGTCAGCCAAGCGGTGACCTCTTCGAGGACATCGCCGACGGCGACATCGGGCCCGGCACGGTCGTCCGCATCACGGGCACCACGAGCGAGTTCCGCCAGCTCTTCCAGATCAACGACGGGGACCTCACCGCCTACGAGGTGCGCGGCCAGTCGACCGCGCCGCAGCCGCAGGTGGTCACCCTCGCCGACCTCGCCGCGACCGGCGAAGACTTTGAGGGCGAACTTGTGCGCGTCACCGGCGCCACCATCGATGGGGGCGTGGGCGGCACCTTCGCCGCGGGCACTAACTACAGCGCGGACGACGGCACCGGGGCATTCACCCTGCGCATCGGCAACGCGGACAACACCAACCGCGACGATACCGGCATCCCGACGGGTGCAGTCACCGTCACGTCGGTGGTCACCCAGTTCGACTTCAGCGACCCCGCCATAGGCTACCAGCTTCTCCCGATCCAGGTCGGCGACCTGAGCGCCCCGACTCAGGTGATCCACAATAGCCCGGACCCCGCCGCGGCCGTCGTGGACATCTACATCAACGCCGGTGAAGACGATGCGCCTGCGCTCGCCGACGTGCCCTTCCGCCGCGCGACAGGCTTCCTCAACCTCCCGGCAGGCGTCGACCTCACCATCTCCATTGCGCCGGGCGACTCCGAGAGCGTGGACGAATTCGTCTTTCAGAACACCTACGTCCTCAACGGCGGCAGCACGCAACTCATCGCCACGGGCGTGCTCTCGGACGACCTCCCGGCCAACCCGGAGAGCATCAGCACGGACTTCACGCTGCTCGTCGCGGCAAACGCCCAAGTTGCGTCAGCCGACCCGATGCAGGTGGACTTCAACGTCGTCCACGGCTCGCCCAACGCGCCCTCGGTGGACGTGAACGCACGCGGCGTAGGGACGCTCTTCCCGAACGCACCCTACACCGGCATCACAGGCTATACCGGCGTGGCACCGGACACCTACATCATCGATATCACGGCGGCAGGCTCTCCTGACGCGGTGTTCTCGGCTGTTGCGCCGCTGGCCGACGCAGCAGGGGGCGCGCTCACGGTGTTGGCCTCGGGCTTCCTCGGCGAGAACCCTGGCCTGCCTGGCTTCGGCCTGCTGGCGGTCTTCCCGGACGGCGCGAGCACGCTGCTCCCCGCAGCCACGGCGAACGTGCAGGTGATCCACAACAGCCCGGATCCCGCCGCGGCTACCGTGGACATCTACATCAACGGCCAGGAGGGCGACGCCCCGACGCTTCCGGGCGTGCCGTTCCGCGGCGCGACAGGCTTCCTTCCGCTCCCCGCAGGTGAGGAGATCATCGTGACGGTGGTGCCCGAAGGTGGCGCGATCGCCGACGGGGCCGCGTTCCCGTTCACGCTCGACCCGCTGGTCAACTATCAGCTCATCGCGACGGGCGTGCTCTCGGACGGCCTGCCGGCCAACCCGGAGGAGATCAGCACCGACTTCGTCCTGCTCGCTCGGGACGGCGCGCTCATCCAGACCTCGTCGATGAACGAGGTAGGCGTGAGCGTAGTGCACGGCTCGCCCGACGCGCCGACCGTCGACGCGCTCGTGCGTGGCGCTGGGATCGCCCTCGCCGACGACGCGCCGTACCAGGGCATCACGCCCTACACGATCGTCCCGCCGGGCGAGTACATCGTCGACATCACGCTCGCTGACGGAACCACCAACGTGGCCGCCTTCACGGCTGACCTGACTGAGGCTGGCGGTCGCGGTGTGACGGTGCTCGCCTCGGGCTACCTCGCGCCCACCGGCGACCTGCCCGCGTTCGGCCTGCTGGCCGTCTTCCCGAACGGCGACTCGGATCTGCTCCCGTCGGCCCCGCTGCCTGCTCAGGCGCTCGTCCAGGTGATCCACAACAGCCCGGATCCCGCCGCGGCTGTCGTGGACATCTTCATCAACGGACAAGACGGAGACGATCCCACGATCCCGGACCTCGCCTTCCGCACGGGGACTGAGTTCGTACCCGTTCCCGCTGGTGAAGAGATCACGGTGACCGTGGTGCCCGACGGTGCCGCCTTCGCCGACGGCGCGCCGTTCCTGTTCACCCTGGACGCTGGCGTCAACTACCAGCTCATCGCCACGGGTGTGCTTTCGGACGGCCTGCCTGACAACCCGGAGGGCATCAGCACCGCCTTCACGCTGCTCCCGCGGGCGGATGCGCTCCCGGCGGCTGCCGCCGACGACGAAGTTGCCATCAGCGTGGTGCACGGCTCGCCCAACGCACCGACCGTCGACGCGCGCGTGCGTGGCACCGAGATCGCCCTCGCCGACGATGCCCCCTACCAGGGCATCACGGACTACACGGTCGTGCCCGAAGGCGTATACGTCGTCGACATTACGCTCGCCGACGGTGTGAGCCTGGTCGCGGCCTACGATGTGGACGTGAGCGAAGCTGGCGGCAGTGCCATCACGGTGCTGGCCTCGGGCTACCTCAACCCGCCGACGAGTGACCTGCCAGCCTTCGAGCTGCTCGCCGTCTTTGGCGACGGCAGCGAGGCGCTGCTGCCGCTGTCCGTCTCCAACGAGGACGGGACCGGGACGCTGCCCGAGGTGTTCGCCCTGCGCGGCAACTACCCGAACCCGTTCGCGGCCACGACGCGCATCGGCTTCGACCTGCCGAGCGACGCCGAGGTGCGCGTGAGCGTGTACGACGTGCTAGGGCGCACCGTGGCCGAGATCGCGCCCACGCGCTTGGCCGCCGGGTCGGGCCAGACGGTGGACCTCGACGCGAGCCGCCTCGCAGCCGGGGCCTACGTCTACCGCGTGGAGGCCCAGATGGGCGCTGAGACACGCGTGGAGACAGGCCGTATGACCGTGGTCCGCTAG
- a CDS encoding CHRD domain-containing protein gives MSIATLLRAGGRTLGAVALTALLFAATSASSAQVTQFGAKLSGLNEVPANASTASGVVFATFNAGDNSLAVTGFFEGLESDFNFGVGAHVHEAPAGANGPIAFALTPSINADNRSGSFNAALNTFALTEDQVTALFAEGFYVNIHSTDIASGELRGQIVETAKVQVIHNSPEPAAFFVDVYVDGTLAVDNLRFRKATPYLDVAAGSTEVVVMSSDSNEEGNVEGATTFGTFDLDLEAGVNYQAAASGVAQAVQPAYSGNPDGRDISFALQIKESAQTTSPRITRVSANAFHGAPDAPTVSLSLRDNYEGRSASITYGDVTRYYSPSARRDYIIDVSFDGEVIAAFFAPAFTLQVGGLGGAVLASGFLTPEDEATPCNTCSVQRLPRFRLMAVAPDGRAGTLKPAPLPDEDGPTVAQTGGARAEGLIEEIALLPNYPNPFAGATQLRFELPEEAEVSARVYDVLGREVLTLPQRPFAGGTTHALDLDASGLAAGTYLYRIDVQMGATTETLNGQMTVLQ, from the coding sequence ATGTCTATCGCTACGCTTCTGCGCGCGGGTGGCCGCACGCTCGGTGCCGTTGCTCTCACGGCGCTCCTGTTCGCAGCGACCTCTGCCTCGTCCGCTCAGGTCACCCAGTTCGGCGCCAAGCTCTCCGGGCTCAATGAAGTCCCAGCCAATGCCTCCACCGCCTCTGGTGTCGTCTTCGCCACGTTCAACGCTGGTGACAACTCACTTGCAGTCACCGGCTTCTTCGAGGGCCTAGAAAGCGACTTCAACTTCGGCGTCGGCGCCCACGTCCACGAGGCACCCGCTGGGGCCAACGGACCCATCGCCTTCGCCCTGACGCCCTCCATCAACGCCGACAACCGCAGCGGCAGCTTCAACGCTGCCCTGAACACGTTCGCGCTCACTGAGGACCAAGTGACGGCCCTCTTTGCCGAGGGCTTCTACGTCAACATCCACTCGACTGACATTGCGAGCGGCGAACTGCGCGGACAGATCGTGGAGACCGCCAAGGTGCAGGTCATCCACAACAGTCCGGAGCCTGCTGCTTTCTTCGTAGACGTCTATGTGGACGGCACCCTTGCCGTCGACAACCTCCGCTTCCGCAAGGCGACCCCCTACCTAGATGTCGCGGCAGGATCCACGGAGGTCGTCGTGATGTCGAGCGACTCGAACGAGGAGGGCAACGTCGAAGGAGCGACCACCTTTGGCACGTTTGACCTTGATCTCGAGGCTGGCGTCAACTACCAGGCAGCGGCATCGGGTGTCGCGCAAGCGGTACAACCCGCCTACTCGGGCAATCCCGACGGGCGTGACATCAGCTTCGCGCTGCAGATCAAGGAATCGGCGCAGACGACCTCGCCGCGCATCACCCGGGTCTCGGCCAACGCCTTCCACGGCGCTCCGGACGCCCCGACGGTCAGCCTGAGCCTCCGTGACAATTACGAAGGCCGTAGCGCCAGCATCACCTACGGGGACGTGACGCGCTACTACTCGCCCAGCGCCCGCCGCGACTACATCATCGATGTGTCGTTCGACGGTGAGGTGATCGCCGCGTTCTTCGCTCCAGCATTCACGCTCCAGGTGGGAGGCCTCGGCGGTGCTGTTCTCGCCTCGGGCTTCCTCACGCCAGAGGACGAGGCCACGCCTTGCAACACCTGCTCGGTGCAGAGGCTGCCCAGGTTCCGCCTCATGGCCGTCGCCCCCGACGGTCGCGCTGGTACGCTCAAGCCTGCACCGCTTCCCGACGAGGACGGCCCGACGGTCGCACAGACCGGGGGTGCTAGAGCCGAAGGCCTGATCGAGGAGATCGCGCTGCTGCCGAACTACCCGAACCCCTTCGCCGGTGCGACGCAGCTCCGCTTCGAGCTTCCCGAGGAGGCCGAGGTCAGCGCCCGCGTCTACGACGTGCTCGGCCGCGAGGTGCTCACGCTCCCGCAGCGCCCCTTCGCAGGCGGCACCACGCACGCCCTCGACCTCGACGCTTCGGGGCTCGCTGCTGGCACCTACCTCTACCGCATCGACGTGCAGATGGGCGCCACCACCGAAACCCTCAACGGCCAGATGACCGTGCTGCAGTAG
- a CDS encoding DUF1028 domain-containing protein, translating into MRFVLPLLALALVIVTARLGAPDNGLTLHADGTPLVATFSIVGYDAATGELGVAVQSKFPNVRAVVPWAEAGVGAVATQSFAELDYGIKGLELMRHGATAEEALTILLRNDPGAAQRQVGIVDAQGNAASWTGAGCFDWAGGRVGQAGGASAASGAGTVVTGTGFTAQGNILVSEETVQAMADTYLATDGGLGDKLVAAMLAGGAAGGDKRGEQSAALLIVKAGAGYDGQDNYVDISVYDHPMPLSELDRLYRLNNLYFTDTDPADQVEVTPEIARELQTIWQTRGFYDGPLDGEVDVQFQQILVDYMGWENYDLRIDEVQAADVTAGEPLLIDREVLADIRAVFSEGRYK; encoded by the coding sequence ATGCGCTTCGTACTCCCGCTGCTCGCCCTCGCGCTCGTCATCGTCACCGCGCGCCTCGGTGCGCCCGACAACGGCCTCACGCTCCACGCCGACGGCACGCCGCTCGTCGCCACGTTCTCCATCGTCGGCTATGATGCCGCGACGGGTGAGCTCGGCGTTGCGGTCCAGTCGAAGTTTCCCAATGTCCGCGCGGTGGTGCCGTGGGCCGAGGCGGGCGTCGGAGCCGTCGCCACGCAGAGCTTCGCTGAACTCGACTATGGCATCAAGGGCCTCGAACTGATGCGCCACGGCGCGACGGCCGAGGAGGCACTCACCATTCTGCTCCGCAACGATCCCGGCGCGGCGCAGCGGCAGGTCGGCATCGTGGACGCGCAGGGCAACGCTGCCTCGTGGACCGGCGCCGGGTGCTTCGACTGGGCTGGCGGGCGCGTCGGTCAAGCTGGCGGCGCGTCCGCAGCGAGCGGCGCGGGGACCGTCGTAACGGGCACGGGCTTCACGGCGCAGGGCAACATCCTCGTTTCGGAGGAAACCGTGCAGGCGATGGCCGACACCTACCTCGCCACGGACGGCGGTCTCGGCGATAAGCTCGTCGCGGCGATGCTGGCCGGGGGCGCGGCGGGTGGTGACAAGCGCGGCGAGCAGAGCGCGGCGCTCCTCATCGTGAAGGCCGGCGCGGGCTACGACGGCCAGGACAACTACGTCGACATCTCGGTCTACGACCACCCCATGCCCCTGTCCGAACTCGACCGGCTCTACCGGCTCAACAACCTCTACTTCACCGACACCGACCCCGCCGACCAAGTCGAGGTCACGCCCGAGATCGCCCGCGAACTGCAAACCATTTGGCAGACGCGCGGCTTCTACGACGGCCCGCTCGACGGCGAGGTGGACGTCCAGTTCCAGCAGATCCTCGTCGACTACATGGGCTGGGAGAACTACGACCTCCGCATCGACGAGGTGCAAGCCGCCGATGTGACCGCAGGCGAGCCGCTGCTCATCGACCGCGAAGTGCTCGCCGACATCCGCGCGGTGTTCTCGGAGGGGCGCTACAAGTAG
- a CDS encoding DUF4159 domain-containing protein, with the protein MTRWCILSLAVLVCAPSFAQNVPEVTIARVQYGGGGDWYADEQSLPELLAFARQETLLDLAPREDVVELSSDKLFTYPYLYLTGHGNVDFSETEARRLRRYLDGGGFLHIDDNYGLDTAIRREMRKVYPEQDFVEVPYDHPVYSTHFVFSDGLPKIHEHDGQPAQGFGLFHEGRLVVFYSYESDLGDGWEPGDVHQNPPEKREAALRMGTNLLVYAMTL; encoded by the coding sequence ATGACAAGGTGGTGCATTCTATCCCTCGCCGTCCTCGTCTGCGCCCCGTCGTTTGCCCAAAACGTGCCCGAGGTGACGATCGCGCGGGTGCAGTACGGGGGCGGCGGCGACTGGTATGCCGACGAGCAGTCGCTTCCTGAGTTGCTCGCCTTCGCCCGCCAGGAAACGCTGCTCGACCTCGCCCCGCGTGAGGATGTCGTCGAGCTCAGCAGCGACAAACTCTTCACGTATCCGTACCTCTATCTCACGGGCCACGGCAACGTCGACTTCTCCGAGACCGAGGCGCGGCGGCTGCGGCGCTACCTCGACGGCGGCGGCTTCCTCCACATCGACGACAACTACGGCCTCGACACGGCCATCCGCCGCGAGATGCGCAAGGTCTACCCGGAGCAGGACTTCGTGGAGGTGCCCTACGACCACCCCGTCTACAGCACACACTTCGTCTTCTCGGACGGTCTCCCCAAGATCCACGAGCACGACGGCCAGCCCGCGCAAGGCTTTGGGCTGTTCCACGAGGGCCGCCTCGTCGTGTTCTACTCCTACGAGTCTGACCTGGGCGACGGCTGGGAGCCAGGCGACGTGCACCAGAACCCGCCCGAGAAGCGCGAGGCCGCGCTCCGCATGGGCACGAACCTCCTCGTCTACGCGATGACACTCTGA
- the glyA gene encoding serine hydroxymethyltransferase — translation MTFEHLASQDPDLYAIVRSEIDRQNDGLELIASENFASLAVIEAMGSPLTNKYAEGLPGKRYYGGCQFVDQAEELARSRAKTLFGADWVNVQPHSGATANHAIYLAFMEPGDTLLGLDLAHGGHLTHGSPVNFSGILYDAHFYGVEKDGPLAGRIDLDKVRDKARAVKPRMLSVGASAYSRDFDYAALREIADEVGALLWVDMAHTAGLVAAGVLNDPLPHAHVVSTTTHKTLRGPRGGMILAGKDAEDPRGRTFRSGKRKTISQVLDTAVFPGVLGGPLMHVIAAKAVAFGEALRPEFEDYSRQVVENAQAMAQVFTKRGYDVISGGTDNHLMLLDLRSRELTGKEAEALLGEAEITVNKNMIPYDPESPFVTSGIRLGTPAMTTRGFGIAEFEQVADMIDRVLSRPESEQLREVVGREVFMLCQDFPLYTMEAV, via the coding sequence ATGACGTTCGAGCACCTCGCGTCCCAGGACCCCGACCTCTACGCCATCGTGCGTAGCGAAATCGACCGCCAGAACGACGGCCTGGAACTCATCGCCTCCGAAAACTTCGCCTCCCTGGCTGTCATCGAGGCGATGGGCTCGCCACTGACGAACAAGTACGCCGAGGGCCTGCCGGGCAAGCGCTACTACGGCGGCTGCCAGTTCGTGGACCAGGCCGAAGAGCTCGCCCGCAGCCGCGCCAAGACGCTCTTCGGCGCCGACTGGGTGAACGTCCAGCCGCACTCCGGCGCGACGGCCAACCACGCGATCTACCTCGCGTTCATGGAGCCGGGCGATACGCTGCTCGGCCTCGACCTCGCCCACGGTGGCCACCTCACGCACGGCAGCCCCGTCAACTTCTCGGGCATCCTCTACGACGCGCACTTCTACGGTGTCGAGAAGGACGGCCCGCTCGCCGGCCGCATCGACCTCGACAAGGTCCGCGACAAGGCACGCGCGGTGAAGCCCCGGATGCTCTCCGTCGGCGCGAGCGCCTACAGTCGCGACTTCGACTACGCCGCCCTCCGCGAGATCGCCGACGAGGTCGGCGCGCTCCTCTGGGTGGACATGGCGCACACGGCCGGGCTGGTCGCGGCGGGCGTGCTCAACGACCCGCTGCCCCACGCGCACGTCGTCTCCACGACCACGCACAAGACGCTGCGCGGCCCCCGCGGCGGCATGATCCTCGCTGGTAAGGACGCCGAGGACCCGCGCGGGCGCACGTTCCGCAGCGGCAAGCGCAAGACGATCTCGCAGGTGCTCGACACGGCTGTCTTCCCCGGCGTGCTCGGCGGCCCGCTCATGCACGTCATCGCCGCCAAAGCCGTCGCCTTCGGCGAGGCGCTGCGCCCCGAGTTCGAGGACTACAGCCGTCAGGTCGTTGAGAACGCCCAGGCCATGGCGCAGGTCTTCACCAAGCGCGGCTACGACGTGATCTCGGGCGGCACCGACAACCACCTCATGCTCCTCGACCTACGCTCGCGCGAGCTGACGGGCAAGGAAGCCGAGGCGCTCCTCGGTGAGGCGGAGATCACGGTCAACAAGAACATGATCCCCTATGACCCCGAGAGCCCGTTCGTGACGAGCGGTATCCGCCTGGGCACGCCCGCCATGACCACGCGCGGCTTCGGCATCGCCGAGTTCGAGCAGGTAGCGGACATGATCGACCGGGTGCTGTCCCGTCCTGAGAGCGAGCAACTCCGCGAGGTCGTCGGCCGCGAGGTGTTTATGCTCTGCCAAGACTTCCCGCTCTATACGATGGAGGCCGTCTAA
- a CDS encoding orotate phosphoribosyltransferase: protein MPNDFSSTVPESALTRLGHQLYQRALVRRDEEAITDPRGQPIGWLLDTRTPMLDGELFAEIGEVLSERLRARGVTQVAGFGYGAFPIVCSVLSAPVPTSPTGEAAAPFKGGFIRERRKAYGRRRLVEGPMDRSQPVALVDDILNSGRSAARAIALLRSDGFEVAGLMTLFNFTWSGGRSRLENDGLWVESLLELNLREGASQRSRFSHSDSQ from the coding sequence ATGCCCAACGACTTCAGCAGCACGGTCCCCGAATCGGCGCTCACCCGCCTGGGGCACCAGCTCTACCAGCGCGCCCTCGTGCGCCGCGATGAGGAAGCCATCACCGACCCGCGCGGGCAACCCATCGGCTGGCTGCTGGACACCCGCACCCCGATGCTCGACGGCGAGCTGTTTGCGGAGATCGGCGAGGTGCTTTCCGAACGCCTTCGTGCACGCGGTGTGACCCAGGTGGCCGGTTTCGGATACGGCGCGTTCCCGATCGTCTGCTCCGTGCTGAGCGCGCCCGTGCCGACGAGCCCCACAGGAGAGGCTGCGGCTCCGTTCAAGGGCGGTTTCATCCGTGAGCGCCGCAAGGCCTACGGTCGCCGCCGCCTCGTTGAGGGCCCGATGGACCGCAGCCAGCCCGTCGCGCTGGTGGACGACATCCTCAACAGCGGCCGCTCCGCCGCGCGCGCCATCGCGCTTCTGCGGTCCGACGGCTTCGAGGTCGCCGGGCTGATGACGCTCTTCAACTTCACGTGGAGCGGGGGCCGCAGCCGCCTCGAAAACGACGGCCTCTGGGTCGAGTCGCTGCTCGAACTCAACCTCCGTGAGGGTGCCTCGCAGCGTAGCCGCTTCTCGCACTCGGACTCGCAGTAG
- the tatC gene encoding twin-arginine translocase subunit TatC codes for MKLTTNPFRKKAGASGDGAAGGLPNPMVPQEGEMPFLDHLEELRWRIFKALGAVLVCSVACLFFAEWVIDEILLAPTRTDFFVYEVFRMDAKEIVLQNRTITGQFFAYFGTVLAVGILIAMPMVIYQFWKFIEPGLYDQEKEGLRFAAVFAAVFFALGASFGYLALMPLSLQFFAGFVISGSIINEFDIARYFSMITTTTFGAAILFELPVVVYFLAKIGAITQAWLRLARKYALIVILIIAAFLTPPDPFSQALMAGPMLLLYEGSIWLCGVVERRRAKDLAKLAAEAAKAAAARNAGPRLDQM; via the coding sequence ATGAAACTCACCACGAACCCGTTTCGGAAGAAGGCGGGCGCTTCGGGCGACGGAGCGGCGGGGGGACTGCCCAACCCTATGGTCCCGCAGGAGGGCGAGATGCCGTTCCTCGACCACTTGGAGGAGTTGCGCTGGCGCATCTTCAAGGCGCTCGGCGCGGTGCTCGTCTGCTCGGTGGCGTGCCTCTTCTTCGCCGAGTGGGTCATCGACGAGATCCTGCTCGCGCCGACGCGAACCGACTTCTTCGTCTACGAGGTCTTCCGCATGGACGCCAAGGAGATCGTCCTCCAAAACCGGACGATCACGGGGCAGTTCTTCGCTTATTTCGGGACGGTGCTGGCCGTCGGCATCCTGATCGCCATGCCGATGGTGATCTACCAGTTCTGGAAGTTCATCGAGCCGGGCCTCTACGACCAGGAGAAGGAAGGCCTCCGCTTCGCAGCGGTCTTCGCAGCGGTGTTTTTCGCACTGGGGGCAAGCTTCGGCTACCTCGCGCTGATGCCGCTCTCGCTGCAGTTCTTCGCAGGCTTCGTGATCTCGGGCTCGATCATCAACGAGTTCGACATCGCGCGCTACTTCTCGATGATCACCACGACCACGTTCGGCGCGGCGATCCTGTTCGAGTTGCCCGTGGTGGTCTACTTCCTCGCCAAGATCGGCGCGATCACCCAGGCGTGGCTGCGACTCGCGCGGAAGTATGCCCTCATCGTGATCCTCATCATCGCGGCGTTCCTGACGCCGCCGGACCCGTTCAGCCAAGCGCTTATGGCCGGGCCGATGCTGCTGCTCTACGAGGGCTCGATCTGGCTCTGCGGTGTGGTGGAGCGCCGCCGCGCGAAGGACCTCGCTAAGCTCGCAGCCGAGGCAGCCAAAGCGGCCGCTGCACGCAACGCTGGCCCCCGCCTCGACCAGATGTAG